The following proteins are co-located in the Microbacterium sp. SORGH_AS_0888 genome:
- a CDS encoding PaaX family transcriptional regulator C-terminal domain-containing protein yields MSSLAIVQLAEAAGVAGPLARTALTRLKQKGILVPERRGRVAGYRLSEGAVRLLDEGDRRILQPRTMRLDDPWCVVSFSLPESRRALRSQLRRRLAQIGFGPVASALWIGPDFLRDEVRGVLAELDVQSQAVLFTTPRPIVEGSLADAVARWWDLAAIAHAHRAFAETVRPLLADEPDEEEAFRRFVTGVDAWRPLSFLDPGLPYELLPGNWPGRESAMLFHELKWRFAERAQRYADRVITG; encoded by the coding sequence CTGTCCTCCCTCGCCATCGTGCAGCTGGCCGAGGCGGCCGGGGTCGCCGGGCCGCTCGCCCGCACGGCGCTCACGCGGCTGAAGCAGAAGGGCATCCTCGTGCCGGAACGACGCGGACGCGTCGCCGGGTACCGTCTTTCCGAGGGGGCCGTGCGGCTGCTGGACGAGGGGGATCGCCGCATCCTGCAGCCACGCACCATGCGGCTCGACGACCCCTGGTGCGTGGTCTCGTTCAGCCTTCCGGAGTCCCGGCGCGCGCTGCGATCGCAGCTCCGGCGGCGACTGGCGCAGATCGGCTTCGGCCCTGTCGCGTCGGCGCTGTGGATCGGTCCGGACTTCCTGCGCGACGAGGTGCGCGGGGTGCTGGCCGAGCTGGACGTGCAGTCCCAGGCCGTGCTGTTCACGACTCCGCGGCCGATCGTGGAGGGATCGCTCGCGGATGCGGTGGCGCGCTGGTGGGACCTGGCGGCGATCGCTCATGCCCATCGCGCCTTCGCCGAGACCGTGCGCCCGCTTCTCGCCGACGAGCCGGACGAGGAAGAGGCGTTCCGGCGGTTCGTGACGGGCGTGGACGCGTGGCGGCCGCTGTCCTTCCTCGACCCGGGGCTGCCCTATGAGCTGCTGCCCGGGAACTGGCCGGGCCGCGAGAGCGCCATGCTGTTCCACGAGCTCAAGTGGCGATTCGCGGAGAGGGCGCAGCGCTACGCGGACCGCGTCATCACGGGGTGA
- a CDS encoding S9 family peptidase: MSDVAAAPERLLRYGGHDDQWVRLRCAPADRVCVCLLHGGYWRPRHTADLMTPLVHAAARTFGAATVANIEYRREHGAEAMRADVIAALGAIRDELGAARMVVVGHSAGGHLALLTAAHADAVVALAPVTDLVSGYADGIGEGAVAELMGAAPDERPAAYRALTPSPSSVPTLVVHGADDERVPVSQSQGFVRSARTVGAPVDYLEPARLAHMVLIDPAAGHWPLVREWTRRALTP, encoded by the coding sequence GTGAGCGACGTCGCGGCCGCGCCGGAGCGGCTCCTGCGCTATGGCGGGCATGACGACCAGTGGGTCCGACTGCGCTGCGCGCCCGCCGATCGCGTCTGCGTGTGCCTCCTCCATGGCGGGTACTGGCGTCCGCGCCACACGGCGGACCTCATGACACCGCTCGTACACGCTGCGGCGCGGACCTTCGGGGCGGCGACCGTCGCGAACATCGAGTACCGCCGCGAGCACGGTGCCGAGGCGATGCGCGCGGACGTCATCGCGGCGCTCGGGGCGATCCGGGACGAGCTCGGCGCGGCCCGGATGGTGGTGGTCGGACACTCCGCCGGCGGGCACCTCGCCCTGCTCACGGCGGCGCACGCGGACGCGGTCGTGGCCCTTGCGCCCGTCACCGACCTCGTCAGCGGGTACGCCGACGGAATCGGAGAGGGGGCGGTCGCCGAGCTCATGGGCGCCGCTCCCGACGAGCGCCCCGCGGCGTACCGCGCGCTGACGCCGAGCCCGTCGTCGGTCCCGACCCTCGTGGTGCACGGCGCCGACGACGAGCGGGTCCCGGTATCGCAGTCCCAGGGCTTCGTCCGCTCCGCACGGACGGTCGGGGCGCCCGTCGACTACCTCGAGCCCGCTCGGCTGGCACACATGGTCCTCATCGACCCCGCCGCAGGCCACTGGCCGCTCGTGCGGGAATGGACCCGCCGCGCACTCACCCCGTGA
- a CDS encoding cupin domain-containing protein, with protein sequence MNPDDIVLGPLDPGITRLDEAFAEHTFNVLGHRYVSKIETASTFAWLSNDPVGTGVPPHVHPTQDEFIHVLSGEYTLYLDGDWHTARAGDTVRMPRGIAHAYYNRAQEPATSMFWVSPGGKLANLFRLLHDLEDAEEVVRLSALNDVDFLPPGAVPGA encoded by the coding sequence ATGAATCCCGACGACATCGTGCTCGGTCCGCTGGACCCGGGCATCACGAGGCTCGACGAGGCCTTCGCCGAGCACACCTTCAACGTCCTCGGTCACCGGTACGTCTCCAAGATCGAGACGGCCTCGACGTTCGCGTGGCTCTCGAACGACCCGGTCGGCACGGGGGTCCCGCCCCACGTGCACCCCACGCAGGACGAGTTCATCCATGTGCTGTCCGGCGAGTACACGCTCTACCTCGACGGCGACTGGCACACGGCACGCGCGGGCGACACGGTCCGGATGCCGCGGGGCATCGCCCATGCCTATTACAACCGTGCACAGGAGCCGGCGACATCGATGTTCTGGGTGAGCCCGGGCGGCAAGCTCGCGAACCTCTTCCGCCTGCTGCACGACCTCGAGGACGCCGAGGAGGTCGTACGCCTCTCCGCGCTCAACGACGTCGACTTCCTGCCGCCGGGCGCGGTGCCCGGCGCGTGA
- a CDS encoding phenylacetate--CoA ligase family protein — translation MTPTSDGRSPFWNPKTETLPREQLAALQLAKLRRTVEWAESRSPLYRRKYRAAGFSSEQLKSLDDYERIPFLTRDEWMANQAEFPPYGDIPVVGAPGAIRLHTTSGTSGRTPLRALDSRKDWFWSAEMWCYALWGAGVRPDDVGYVAFGYGSFIGFWGLHNGLEKIGALTIPGGAQTTTQRVRQIIDFEATVVATTPTYAFRMAQEARELGIDLPASPVRTIILSGEPAGMIPETKALIEAEWGAKAYDTAGMTEISTIFMFEPADQPGGCHIIEDHILEKVFDPDTLRELPYGERGERVTTSFGRGIIPLIKYRTGDAVVKVPYTAGGSGRTWDLYEGGILGRVDDMKLVRGTNVYPRAVEAIVRGYPVEEFQIRIEKVELRDEIFLAVEPPASVADAEWPQIAKRLQDDLADAHEGLRFIIERAAVGTLPRFELKAKRLQDLR, via the coding sequence ATGACCCCTACCTCCGACGGGCGCAGCCCGTTCTGGAATCCGAAGACCGAGACCCTGCCCCGTGAGCAGCTGGCTGCCCTGCAGCTGGCGAAGCTGCGTCGCACGGTCGAGTGGGCCGAATCCCGGAGCCCGCTCTATCGGCGCAAGTACCGCGCGGCCGGGTTCTCGTCCGAGCAGCTGAAGAGCCTCGACGACTACGAGCGCATCCCCTTCCTCACGCGCGACGAGTGGATGGCCAACCAGGCCGAGTTCCCGCCCTACGGCGACATCCCCGTCGTCGGCGCCCCCGGGGCCATCCGCCTCCACACGACCTCCGGAACATCCGGACGCACGCCGCTGCGCGCCCTCGACTCGCGCAAGGACTGGTTCTGGTCGGCCGAGATGTGGTGCTATGCGCTGTGGGGTGCGGGAGTGCGACCCGATGACGTCGGCTACGTCGCCTTCGGCTACGGCTCCTTCATCGGGTTCTGGGGGCTGCACAACGGACTGGAGAAGATCGGCGCGCTGACGATCCCCGGCGGCGCGCAGACGACGACCCAGCGGGTGCGGCAGATCATCGACTTCGAGGCGACGGTCGTGGCGACCACTCCCACCTATGCGTTCCGGATGGCGCAGGAGGCGCGTGAGCTCGGCATCGACCTGCCCGCGTCTCCCGTGCGGACGATCATCCTCTCGGGGGAGCCGGCGGGCATGATCCCCGAGACGAAGGCGCTCATCGAGGCCGAGTGGGGCGCGAAAGCCTACGACACCGCCGGGATGACCGAGATCTCGACGATCTTCATGTTCGAGCCGGCCGACCAGCCCGGCGGCTGCCACATCATCGAGGACCACATCCTCGAGAAGGTGTTCGACCCCGACACGCTGCGCGAGCTGCCCTACGGCGAACGCGGCGAGCGGGTCACGACCTCCTTCGGTCGCGGGATCATCCCCCTCATCAAGTACCGGACGGGGGATGCCGTCGTGAAGGTGCCGTACACGGCGGGCGGCAGCGGCCGCACCTGGGACCTGTACGAGGGTGGGATCCTCGGCCGCGTCGACGACATGAAGCTCGTCCGCGGCACGAACGTGTATCCGCGCGCGGTGGAGGCGATCGTCCGGGGCTACCCCGTCGAGGAGTTCCAGATCCGCATCGAGAAGGTCGAGCTGCGCGACGAGATCTTCCTCGCGGTCGAGCCGCCCGCATCCGTCGCGGACGCCGAGTGGCCCCAGATCGCGAAGCGGCTGCAGGACGACCTCGCCGACGCGCACGAGGGGCTGCGCTTCATCATCGAGCGCGCGGCCGTCGGCACGCTTCCCCGATTCGAGCTGAAGGCCAAGCGCCTGCAGGACCTTCGCTGA
- a CDS encoding thiamine pyrophosphate-binding protein: MDTAETTLSAREAAVPVTTVAELVADTLVRLGVGHCFGVVGSGNFAVTNALRARGVPFTAARHEGGAATMADAYARMSGDIALVSVHQGCGLTNAITGIGEAAKSRSGVIVLTAETAGASVLSNFTIDQPALARSVGAAAERVHSAASAVADVVRAYTAARAGRRTVVLNLPLDVQAAAAPAVPPAVGPVAARATRPAASEVAAVADLIAAARRPVIVAGRGARAAGPELRELGEAAGALLATSAVANGLFAGDPFALGISGGFSSPLAAELISDADLLIGVGCALNMWTMRHGSLVGTGARVVQIDDDPLALGAHRPVALGVLGDAALTARDLADALRARGGSAARYRTPEVAARISASARWNQTPTPDLSGDGRIDPRVLSARLDELLPIERIVSIDSGNFMGYPSQYLRVPDEFGFCFTQAFQSIGLGLPTAIGAALAQPGRLPVLGTGDGGFFMAIAELETAVRLALPLVVVVYNDAAYGAEVHHFADADPDVDVDTVVFPDTDIAAIARGYGATGLTVRAVADLDAVSVWLDSEPAAPLVIDAKIASDGGAWWLHEAFRGH; the protein is encoded by the coding sequence ATGGACACGGCCGAGACGACCCTCTCCGCCCGCGAGGCGGCCGTCCCCGTCACGACCGTCGCGGAGCTCGTCGCGGACACCCTCGTGCGACTGGGCGTCGGACACTGCTTCGGCGTCGTCGGCAGCGGGAACTTCGCGGTCACCAACGCGCTGCGTGCGCGGGGCGTCCCGTTCACGGCGGCGCGTCACGAGGGCGGGGCGGCGACCATGGCCGACGCCTACGCGCGGATGTCGGGCGACATCGCGCTGGTGAGCGTGCACCAGGGGTGCGGGCTCACGAACGCGATCACCGGGATCGGCGAGGCGGCCAAGAGCCGCTCGGGGGTGATCGTGCTCACGGCGGAGACAGCAGGGGCATCGGTGCTCTCGAACTTCACGATCGACCAGCCGGCGCTGGCTCGCAGCGTCGGCGCGGCCGCCGAGCGCGTGCACAGCGCAGCGAGCGCGGTCGCCGACGTCGTGCGGGCCTACACCGCCGCACGGGCCGGGCGACGCACAGTCGTGCTCAACCTGCCGCTCGACGTGCAGGCGGCCGCTGCTCCCGCGGTGCCGCCCGCGGTCGGTCCGGTCGCCGCGCGCGCCACCCGACCCGCCGCATCCGAGGTCGCCGCCGTCGCCGACCTGATCGCCGCCGCGCGCCGTCCGGTGATCGTCGCAGGGCGCGGCGCGCGTGCGGCGGGCCCGGAGCTGCGGGAGCTGGGGGAGGCGGCCGGCGCGCTCCTGGCGACCTCGGCGGTCGCCAACGGGCTCTTCGCCGGCGATCCGTTCGCGCTCGGCATATCCGGGGGCTTCTCCTCGCCCCTCGCCGCGGAGCTCATCTCCGACGCCGACCTCCTCATCGGCGTGGGCTGTGCCCTGAACATGTGGACGATGCGCCACGGGAGCCTCGTCGGCACCGGCGCCCGCGTCGTCCAGATCGACGACGACCCGCTCGCCCTCGGCGCGCACCGGCCGGTCGCGCTCGGGGTGCTCGGCGACGCCGCGCTCACGGCGCGGGACCTCGCCGACGCCCTCCGTGCACGCGGCGGATCGGCGGCCCGATACCGCACGCCGGAGGTCGCCGCCCGGATCTCCGCCTCCGCCCGCTGGAACCAGACGCCGACCCCGGATCTGTCCGGCGACGGCCGGATCGACCCCCGTGTGCTCAGTGCCCGGCTCGACGAGCTGCTCCCGATCGAGCGCATCGTCTCGATCGACTCCGGCAACTTCATGGGCTATCCCAGCCAGTACCTGCGGGTGCCCGACGAGTTCGGCTTCTGCTTCACGCAGGCGTTCCAGTCGATCGGGCTGGGCCTGCCGACGGCGATCGGCGCGGCGCTCGCCCAGCCCGGGCGGCTTCCTGTGCTCGGCACGGGGGACGGCGGCTTCTTCATGGCGATCGCTGAGCTCGAGACGGCCGTGCGACTCGCGCTGCCGCTCGTCGTGGTCGTCTACAACGACGCCGCCTACGGCGCCGAGGTGCACCACTTCGCCGACGCCGACCCGGATGTCGACGTGGACACCGTGGTCTTCCCCGACACCGACATCGCGGCCATCGCCCGCGGCTACGGAGCCACCGGGCTCACCGTGCGCGCGGTCGCCGACCTCGACGCCGTCTCCGTCTGGCTCGACTCCGAGCCCGCCGCGCCTCTCGTCATCGACGCGAAGATCGCGTCCGACGGCGGCGCCTGGTGGCTGCACGAGGCGTTCCGCGGCCACTGA
- a CDS encoding cyclase family protein, which produces MTLTATVLAALAAGRLRIVDLTNTLSPDTPTLRLPAPFANLIDFSAEVVAEFDDLGPLWKHQNLHVGEHIGTHLDAPVHWISGRHGKDVSQIEPERLVGPAVVIDVREHVAADPDFLLQISHVQDWETEHGPLPENSWLLLRTGWEQYSDSQEAFLNADESGSHTPGIAVETALWLATERPISGYGVETVGIDAGRGAELDPPFPAHYHLLGHDKYGLTSLQNLGELPPTGAVIIVAPLPIVGGTASPSRVFALVEA; this is translated from the coding sequence ATGACCCTCACCGCCACCGTGCTCGCCGCGCTCGCCGCAGGTCGTCTGCGCATCGTCGACCTCACCAACACGCTCTCGCCGGACACGCCCACGCTCCGGCTCCCCGCGCCGTTCGCGAACCTCATCGACTTCTCCGCCGAGGTCGTCGCGGAGTTCGACGACCTCGGACCCCTGTGGAAGCACCAGAACCTGCACGTGGGCGAGCACATCGGCACGCACCTGGACGCACCCGTGCACTGGATCTCGGGTCGCCACGGCAAGGACGTCTCGCAGATCGAGCCCGAGCGCCTCGTGGGCCCGGCCGTCGTGATCGACGTGCGGGAGCACGTCGCCGCGGACCCCGACTTCCTCTTGCAGATCTCCCACGTGCAGGACTGGGAGACCGAGCACGGCCCCCTCCCGGAGAACTCCTGGCTGCTGCTGCGCACCGGCTGGGAGCAGTACTCCGACTCGCAGGAGGCGTTCCTGAACGCCGACGAGTCCGGCTCCCACACGCCGGGGATCGCGGTGGAGACCGCGCTGTGGCTGGCGACCGAGCGCCCGATCTCCGGATACGGCGTCGAGACGGTCGGCATCGACGCCGGACGCGGCGCCGAGCTCGACCCGCCGTTCCCGGCCCACTACCACCTGCTCGGCCACGACAAGTACGGGCTCACCTCGCTGCAGAACCTCGGCGAGCTCCCACCGACGGGCGCGGTGATCATCGTCGCGCCGCTGCCGATCGTGGGCGGGACGGCGAGCCCCAGCCGCGTGTTCGCCCTCGTGGAGGCGTGA
- a CDS encoding NAD(P)/FAD-dependent oxidoreductase, whose product MSATDRIVVIGGGINGMVAAAELARAGRHVTIVESNARLGGFIDSGERTLPGYVHDTFSSWHPLFVSGPAYAELGAELHRHGLEYANTEGALTATAFTRRGEHRAVIAYRDAERTAAALPSEADAAAYLAMLGELGPRGPVVFGALGADLGRRRALAALGWKAWRSLGASGISELAKDALASGRSFAARRFAGPEVDALWVPWLLHAGLGPDHASGGVMLPVFAGTMHQAGLPIVVGGAARFVDAFTSLLTDLGVDIRTGHTAREIVVESGRVRAVRTSEGTIAADRVVAGVAPRALYETLLKGVASARAGRDKAAGYLPGRGAMQIHLALDRPVPWRDARLSEVPLVHLAEGSDSTGVAVAQASAGVIPQRPTVVVGQQSVLDPGRAPAGGATLWLQLQEVPTHPVADAAERLPASRGWTDAALREGFLDRVLGRLEEYAPGVTASVLGRDIISPADLEAYNANAIDGDPYSGAATLDQNLLWRPFAGGAGHRTGVRGVWHIGAATHPGPGLGAGSGHLVAQRLLASRR is encoded by the coding sequence ATGAGCGCGACCGACCGGATCGTCGTGATCGGCGGCGGGATCAACGGCATGGTCGCCGCCGCCGAGCTCGCGCGTGCCGGGCGCCACGTGACGATCGTCGAGTCGAACGCGCGACTGGGAGGGTTCATCGACTCCGGCGAGCGGACGCTCCCCGGATACGTGCACGACACCTTCTCGTCGTGGCATCCGCTCTTCGTGTCGGGCCCCGCCTACGCCGAGCTCGGCGCCGAGCTCCACCGCCACGGGCTGGAGTACGCCAACACCGAGGGTGCGCTGACGGCCACGGCGTTCACGAGACGGGGCGAACATCGTGCGGTCATCGCCTACCGCGATGCGGAGCGGACCGCCGCGGCGCTGCCGAGCGAGGCGGATGCGGCGGCCTACCTCGCGATGCTCGGCGAGCTCGGTCCGCGCGGGCCCGTCGTCTTCGGCGCGCTCGGCGCCGACCTCGGGCGCCGCAGGGCCCTGGCCGCTCTCGGCTGGAAGGCCTGGCGGAGCCTGGGTGCCTCGGGGATCTCCGAGCTCGCGAAGGACGCGCTCGCGAGCGGCAGGAGCTTCGCGGCACGACGGTTCGCGGGGCCCGAGGTCGACGCGCTCTGGGTGCCGTGGCTGCTGCACGCCGGGCTCGGGCCCGATCACGCCTCCGGCGGCGTCATGCTGCCGGTGTTCGCGGGCACGATGCATCAGGCCGGCCTTCCGATCGTGGTCGGTGGCGCGGCGCGCTTCGTCGACGCCTTCACCTCGCTGCTCACCGACCTCGGCGTCGACATCCGCACCGGCCACACCGCCCGGGAGATCGTGGTCGAATCCGGCAGGGTGCGCGCGGTACGGACCTCGGAGGGCACGATCGCCGCGGACCGGGTCGTCGCCGGCGTCGCACCGCGGGCCCTCTACGAGACCCTGCTGAAGGGCGTCGCCTCCGCCCGGGCCGGGCGCGACAAGGCAGCGGGCTACCTGCCCGGTCGAGGTGCGATGCAGATCCACCTCGCGCTCGACCGGCCCGTGCCGTGGCGCGATGCACGCTTGTCCGAGGTGCCGCTGGTCCACCTGGCCGAAGGATCCGACTCGACCGGCGTCGCGGTCGCGCAGGCCTCGGCCGGCGTCATCCCGCAGCGTCCGACCGTCGTGGTCGGCCAGCAGAGCGTGCTCGACCCCGGCCGTGCCCCCGCGGGCGGCGCGACTCTCTGGCTGCAGCTGCAGGAGGTGCCCACGCATCCCGTGGCGGATGCGGCCGAGCGGCTGCCGGCATCCCGCGGCTGGACCGACGCCGCACTGCGCGAGGGGTTCCTCGATCGCGTGCTCGGCCGTCTCGAGGAGTACGCGCCGGGGGTGACCGCCAGCGTCCTCGGACGGGACATCATCTCGCCGGCCGACCTCGAGGCCTACAACGCCAACGCGATCGACGGCGACCCCTACTCCGGGGCCGCCACCCTCGATCAGAACCTCCTGTGGCGGCCGTTCGCCGGCGGCGCCGGCCACCGGACGGGCGTCCGCGGCGTGTGGCACATCGGCGCCGCCACGCACCCGGGCCCCGGGCTCGGCGCCGGCAGCGGCCACCTCGTCGCCCAACGCCTCCTCGCCTCCCGCCGATGA
- a CDS encoding flavin reductase, producing the protein MPGGRRIAIIGAGEAGAQLALGLHDEGYAVTLISERSAEQIRTGNILSSQCMFGSALAAQEDVAACADGAAGVEISGIRFAVPGLVEPWAASLDRPALSIDQRVKCAEWIERFVRDGGDFRIEHAGVPLLESLAAGYDLVVVATGKGELSQLFATDHGRSPFDRPQRVSAVTYVTAADEDAEPHRIRLSVLPGVGEFFTFPGLTVSGPCRMMVFEGVPGGPFDRWDDVSTPAEHLTRSMELLADHLPDEAERFVGARLTDEGATLRGRVTPTVRVPVGTLASGRSVFALGDAAVLNDPLTGQGSNNASIAAHHYLDAIVRRGDKPFDAEWMRRTFEDYWRGWGQWSTAWTNGMLQGLRPAQLRLIEAAESVPTLAQAIVAGFDDPRTLFPWWSDETAAAEFLAARESERDARFDLRDFRNALGQFATGVTVITTRAADGHLVGMTANSFASVSMDPPLVLWCPGKHVASLSDFTDATHFAINVLASSQHHLSRQFALPGTDKFAGVPIREGRAGVPVLEGALATFECRTVARHDAGDHVIYVGEVERYEYHPDDPLVFHGGAYHDTARHRSVTS; encoded by the coding sequence ATGCCGGGCGGACGCAGGATCGCGATCATCGGCGCCGGCGAGGCCGGAGCCCAGCTCGCGCTGGGGCTGCACGACGAGGGCTACGCGGTCACCCTGATCTCCGAGCGCTCCGCCGAGCAGATCCGCACCGGCAACATCCTCTCCAGCCAGTGCATGTTCGGCTCCGCGCTCGCCGCCCAGGAGGACGTCGCCGCGTGCGCGGACGGCGCGGCGGGCGTGGAGATATCCGGCATCCGGTTCGCGGTCCCGGGGCTCGTCGAGCCCTGGGCCGCGTCCCTGGACCGGCCCGCGCTCTCGATCGACCAGCGGGTCAAGTGCGCGGAGTGGATCGAGCGGTTCGTGCGCGACGGGGGCGACTTCCGCATCGAGCACGCCGGCGTCCCGCTGCTGGAGTCCCTCGCCGCCGGCTACGACCTCGTCGTCGTCGCCACCGGAAAGGGCGAGCTCTCGCAGCTGTTCGCGACGGACCACGGCCGCAGCCCCTTCGACCGCCCGCAGCGCGTGAGCGCCGTCACCTACGTCACGGCCGCCGACGAGGACGCCGAGCCCCATCGGATCCGGCTGTCCGTGCTCCCGGGCGTCGGAGAGTTCTTCACCTTCCCGGGCCTGACCGTCTCGGGGCCCTGCCGGATGATGGTCTTCGAGGGCGTTCCCGGCGGCCCCTTCGACCGATGGGACGACGTCTCCACCCCGGCCGAGCATCTCACCCGGTCGATGGAGCTGCTGGCCGACCACCTCCCCGACGAGGCCGAGCGGTTCGTCGGCGCACGGCTCACGGACGAGGGCGCGACCCTGCGCGGACGGGTCACCCCGACCGTCAGGGTCCCGGTGGGAACCCTCGCCAGCGGGCGCTCGGTCTTCGCCCTGGGCGATGCCGCGGTGCTCAACGACCCGCTGACGGGGCAGGGGTCCAACAACGCGTCGATCGCGGCGCACCACTACCTCGACGCGATCGTGCGCCGGGGCGACAAGCCGTTCGACGCGGAGTGGATGCGGCGGACGTTCGAGGACTACTGGCGCGGATGGGGCCAATGGTCGACCGCCTGGACCAACGGGATGCTGCAGGGGCTGCGCCCCGCGCAGCTGCGTCTCATCGAGGCGGCCGAATCCGTGCCCACCCTCGCCCAGGCCATCGTGGCCGGCTTCGACGACCCGCGCACCCTCTTCCCGTGGTGGAGCGACGAGACGGCGGCCGCCGAGTTCCTGGCCGCGCGCGAGTCCGAGAGGGACGCCCGGTTCGACCTGCGCGACTTCCGCAACGCTCTCGGGCAGTTCGCGACGGGGGTGACGGTCATCACGACGCGGGCCGCCGACGGGCACCTGGTCGGAATGACCGCGAACTCGTTCGCGTCCGTCTCGATGGATCCCCCGCTCGTGCTCTGGTGTCCCGGCAAGCACGTGGCGAGCCTGTCGGACTTCACCGATGCGACGCACTTCGCGATCAACGTCCTCGCCAGCTCGCAGCACCACCTGTCCCGCCAGTTCGCGCTGCCGGGAACGGACAAGTTCGCCGGGGTGCCGATCCGGGAGGGACGCGCCGGCGTGCCGGTGCTCGAGGGAGCCCTCGCGACGTTCGAGTGCCGCACGGTGGCCCGTCACGACGCCGGCGATCACGTGATCTACGTCGGCGAGGTCGAACGGTACGAATACCACCCCGACGACCCGCTCGTCTTCCACGGCGGCGCCTACCACGACACGGCACGCCACCGGTCGGTGACCTCATGA
- a CDS encoding styrene monooxygenase/indole monooxygenase family protein: protein MSRRITIVGAGQSGLQLGLGLLAQGFEVRLISNRTPDDIRSGRVASSQCMFHTPLQYEAAVGADLWPDAPPVEGVGLAVPNPEAPGEKLLGWTGRLDAPAQSVDQRLKFPALIELFEKRGGELVFEDAGIDDLERYTSEDELVLVAAGKGEIARLFERDAARSTFDAPQRALALTYVHGLTPDADLPKVAFNLIPGVGEYFVFPALTLSGPCHIMVFEGIPGGPMDRFAGAGGAAEHFEISKDILKTFLPWEHARAADASLTDELGVLQGRFAPTVRKPLVTLPSGRTVLGMADVVVLNDPITGQGSNNASRCAQSYLSSIVEQGDGEYDDAWKEQVFERYWTVAEPVVTWTNAFLVPPPPHLLNVLGAASQFPPIADRFANGFDDPSDFGSWFLDPEGSERYIAGVAAGAGV, encoded by the coding sequence ATGTCCCGTCGTATCACCATCGTCGGCGCCGGCCAGTCCGGCCTCCAACTGGGTCTGGGCCTGCTCGCACAGGGCTTCGAGGTGCGCCTGATCTCCAACCGCACCCCCGACGACATCCGTTCCGGTCGCGTGGCCTCCAGCCAGTGCATGTTCCACACGCCGCTGCAGTACGAGGCCGCCGTCGGCGCCGACCTGTGGCCCGACGCGCCGCCCGTCGAGGGGGTCGGACTCGCGGTGCCGAACCCGGAGGCGCCGGGCGAGAAGCTCTTGGGATGGACCGGGAGGCTCGACGCGCCCGCGCAGTCCGTGGACCAGCGGCTCAAGTTCCCGGCATTGATCGAGCTCTTCGAGAAGCGCGGCGGCGAGCTCGTCTTCGAGGACGCCGGCATCGACGACCTGGAGCGCTACACCTCGGAGGACGAGCTCGTGCTGGTCGCCGCAGGCAAGGGCGAGATCGCGCGGCTGTTCGAGCGGGACGCCGCGCGCTCGACGTTCGACGCGCCGCAGCGGGCGCTCGCGCTCACCTACGTGCACGGCCTGACGCCGGATGCGGACCTGCCCAAGGTCGCGTTCAACCTCATCCCCGGCGTCGGCGAGTACTTCGTCTTCCCCGCGCTCACGCTGTCCGGACCCTGCCACATCATGGTGTTCGAGGGCATTCCGGGCGGCCCCATGGACCGCTTCGCCGGCGCCGGCGGCGCGGCGGAGCACTTCGAGATATCCAAGGACATCCTCAAGACCTTCCTGCCGTGGGAGCACGCCCGCGCTGCGGACGCCTCGCTCACCGACGAGCTGGGCGTGCTCCAGGGGCGTTTCGCGCCGACTGTCCGGAAGCCCCTCGTGACGCTGCCCTCCGGGCGGACCGTCCTCGGAATGGCGGATGTCGTCGTCCTCAACGACCCGATCACCGGTCAGGGATCCAACAACGCCTCGCGCTGCGCCCAGAGCTATCTCTCCTCGATCGTGGAGCAGGGCGACGGCGAGTACGACGACGCGTGGAAGGAACAGGTCTTCGAGCGCTACTGGACGGTCGCGGAGCCCGTGGTCACCTGGACCAACGCGTTCCTCGTGCCGCCGCCGCCCCACCTGCTGAACGTCCTCGGCGCCGCCTCTCAGTTCCCGCCGATCGCCGACCGCTTCGCCAACGGCTTCGACGACCCGTCGGACTTCGGCAGCTGGTTCCTGGACCCGGAGGGGTCCGAGCGCTACATCGCCGGCGTCGCCGCGGGCGCGGGGGTCTGA